Sequence from the Fictibacillus arsenicus genome:
CAGAAGCATGCCTTGTATTCCAATCGGGTTTTTCTACAAACCAAGGAATCCTTTCAGCAATCCTGACCGATCAGGATGTCGTTATTTCAGATGAACTGAACCATGCATCAATAATAGATGGAATCCGTTTAACAAAAGCAAAAAGAAGAATCTATAAGCACGTAGATTTAGAAGATTTGGAAGCTGCGTTAAAAGAAACACAGGATTATAGAAAAAGAATCGTGGTAACAGATGGCGTATTCTCAATGGACGGCAATATCGCACCACTCCCTGGAATCGTAGAACTTGCCGAGAAGTACGATGCACTAGTGATGGTTGACGATGCACATGCAAGCGGAGTTTTAGGAACTAACGGACGCGGGACGATTGATCACTTTAATTTAAACGGCCGCGTACATATCCAAGTCGGTACATTAAGTAAAGCTATTGGTGTTCTTGGGGGTTATATTGCAAGTACCCAAACTTTAAGAGACTACCTGATCCATAAGGGACGTCCTTTCCTTTTCAGTACCTCTCATCCGCCTGCAGTTATTGCTGCAAGTTCTGCTGCTATTGATGTTTTAGAAGAAGAACCAGAACACATGGAACGTTTGTGGGAAAATACGAAATTCTTTAAAGCGGGTCTTAAAGAACTTGGATTCAATACTGGTGTAAGTGAAACTCCTATCACTCCTGTTCTTGTAGGTGATGATGCTTTAGCTCATAAGCTTTCAGATACATTGTTAAAGTATGGTGTATTCGCCCAAGGTATCGCATTCCCGACAGTTGCAAAAGGGAAAGCACGTGTAAGAACAATCGTAACTGCGCAGCATACTAAAGAAGAATTGCAAACGGCCCTAGATGCATTTGAAAAGGCTGGGAAAGAACTAGAGATTATTTAATGTAAAAGCTGTTTTCTTATACTTTGTTGCTCTTGAAAGTAGTTGATTTCCGTTCCAGGATGCTCGCTTTCCGCGGGGCGTGCGGTGAGCCTCCTTGGCGCCATGCACCATTAGGAGTCTCACCTGTCCCGCTGACCCCGCTGGAGTCTCACACCTTGCACTCCAATCAACTTTTCAATGAAGGCATGTGAAAAGGACTTTTAGCAACAATTTTTTAGAAAAGAGCCAATGCAAAAAGAAGGAGAAATCCTTCTTTTTTGTTTGCACCAACGATGATAGTTACCATAATAACATTATTTAAACAAGTGGGATTTCACGTTTAAATAAAACCATTTATTTGATATAATGTTACAGTTAGATGTATGTTTTATTGAAAGATAGTAGCAGCAATATGCAGCAAAGGCAGTTAGGAGTGAAAATGTCTTGGATACAAAAGACAATAAAACTATAAATAAAGATAAAAATAGAGACTACTCACAATATTTTCAAACTACTTATGCTCCGCCTTCTTTAAAAGATGCAAAAAAGCGCGGTAAAGAGCAGACTCAAATTTTAAAAGATTTCACGATTCCCGAGAATTTAAAAAATATAGGTGCTGGGAAGAAGTTCTATATTCGTACTTACGGATGCCAGATGAACGAACATGATACTGAGGTTATGGCTGGCATACTCAATGAGATGGGTTATGAAGTCACAGACTCTACAGAAGATGCAGATGTAATTTTATTAAATACATGTGCGATTCGTGAAAATGCTGAAAATAAAGTTTTCGGTGAGCTAGGACATTTAAAACATACAAAAGCGAACAATCCAAACTTGCTATTAGGTGTCTGCGGATGTATGTCTCAGGAAGAATCTGTTGTAAACCGAATACTATCAACTTATCCTCAAGTAGACATGATCTTTGGTACTCACAATATTCATCGTCTGCCTCAAATCATTGAAAATGCGCTTTTTTCAAAAGAAATGGTCGTTGAGGTTTGGTCAAAAGAGGGTGACATTGTTGAAAACCTTCCAAGAAAACGCAAAGGTAATGTAAAAGGCTGGGTTAACATTATGTACGGATGTGACAAGTTCTGTACGTATTGTATCGTTCCATATACACGCGGCAAGGAACGCAGCAGACATCCGCAGGATATTATCGAGGAAGTCAGACAGCTGGCGAGAGAAGGCTATAAGGAAGTTACATTGTTAGGTCAAAATGTAAATGCTTACGGCAAAGATTTCGAAGACTTAAATTACGGTCTTGGAGATCTAATGGATGAGATCCGTAAGATTGATATACCAAGACTGCGATTTACGACTAGTCATCCACGTGATTTTGATGACCGTTTGATCAAAGTACTTGCTAAAGGCGGAAATATCGTCGATCACATCCATCTTCCTGTTCAGCACGGAAATAGTGATATCTTAAAATTAATGGCTCGTAAATATACACGTGAGCACTATCTGGAGCTTGTCAACAAGATAAAGGCTGCCGTTCCAAATGCAGCTTTAACAACAGATATTATTGTCGGATTCCCAAATGAAACAGACGAACAGTTTGAAGAAACAATTACCCTTGTAAAAGAAGTAGAGTACGATGCTGCGTTTACGTTTATTTATTCACCTCGAGAAGGTACTCCGGCTGCAAAGATGAAAGACAATGTGCCAATGGAGGTTAAACGTGAGCGTCTCCAGCGTTTGAACAGCGTTTTAAATGATATTTCACTTCGCAAGAACCAAGCTTACATTGGAAAAGTTGTAGAAGTGCTCGTTGAAGGAGAAAGCAAAAAGAATCCTGATGTGCTGACCGGTCACACTGGCTCAAATAAAGTAGTAAACTTTAAAGCTCCTAAACACTTGATCGGTGAAATTGTAAAAGTTAAGATTACTGATGCTAAAACATGGAACCTTGGCGGAGAATTGGTCGTAGAAAAATCAGAGGTGGTAAGCTAATGACAACTTATACTAAAGAAGAAATTTTAGGTAAAGCGAAAGAACTTGCGAAAATGATCGCGACAACTGAAGAAGTAGAATTTTTTAAGAAAGCTGAGGCTCAAATCAACACGAATGCCAACGTTGCTAAATTAATGGGTCAAATAAAGAATATGCAAAAGCAAGCTGTTAATCTTCAGCATTATCAAAAACATGAAGCTTCTAGAGAAGTAGAAGAAAAGATTGACGCACTTATGGCGGAACTTGACAGCATCCCTGTCGTTCAGGAATTTAAGCAGTCACAAAATGATGTGAATGATATTCTGCAAATGGTTTCACATACAATCTCAAACAAAGTAACAGATGAGATCATTGAATCGACTGGCGGAGATCTTCTTAAAGGAACAACAGGTTCTCAAGAAGGGTGTTCACCTGGCGGCTGCGGCTGCCACTAATATATTTTTAAGACACGATGTTCTGTAGAGCATCGTGTTTTTTGTTGTTCTTCACATTCTTAAGCAAATAAATGTGGTCAAGAAATAGGTGAAAGCTGAAAATCAGGTTTTATGATCCTTCAAAATATTTTATGAGCCTTTAACAACATTTATGGTCCTTCAAATTTATTTATGATCCTTCAAAAAGTTTTATAGGCTTTTCGACAATCGCTTACTTCAGAGCATTTTCCATTCAAATATAATTTCACGTACCGTACATCAAAAAATTTTTTGAACATTGTTCTAAGAAAGCCCATATACATAGACTAATTGATGATTTTCATATTAATAAGCACAATAGGCATTTGCCCTGCATAAAATGTATGGAGAGCGGAAATAGGAGGGATTCATGTATGGCTAGACACGTTGAACAAGAGCTGACTTACAGAGAGATCATTACAAAAGCGGTGTGTGGTAAAGGCAGAAAGTTTTCTCAGGCGACCCATACGATTGCACCAGCTCATCGTCCCAGCAGTATTTTAGGATGCTGGATCATTAATCATGCTTATAAGCCGAAGAGAAACGGTGAATGTGTGGAAGTTGAAGGAAGCTATGATATTAACGTTTGGTACTCATACAATGATAATACTAGAACGGAAGTAGTAACTGAAACCATTCATTTTAAAGATAAAGTGGATTTGAGTGTAAGAGACAAAAACGCGCTCGGGAACCAGTATGAAGTAACTTGCCGTGCACTGCAGGAACCGAATACGCTTGAAGCAACTATTTCTCCAAACGGCAATAAAGTCATTGTTCAAGTAGAAAGAGAGTTTGTATGTGAGATCATTGGAGAGACAAAGGTTTGCGTTTACGTGAATCCGGATGGATTTGACGATGAGAATACAAGAGATTGGGAATATGATGTTGATGATGAAAACTTCGAAGATCTTGATCCTAATTTTCTGATTGGCGATTTAGAAGAATAACAAGAAGCGGGGAGAATTCTTCCCGTTTTTTTCATGCAGAGAAAACGAAATGAAGTGAGGAGTTATGATATAATAGCAACATCGAAATGTTATGAAAAAAGGTGAAATCATGTCGCAGTATACTCCAATGATACAACAATACTTATCTATTAAGGCAGCTCATCAAGATGCCTTTTTATTTTTTCGTTTAGGCGATTTTTATGAAATGTTTTTTGATGATGCTGTTCAGGCAGCTCAAATTTTAGAGATTACATTAACGAGCAGAGATGGGGGCAGCCAGGATCGCATACCAATGTGCGGTGTGCCTTATCATTCTTCTGCAGGTTATATAAAAACACTGGTAGAAAACGGCTATAAAGTAGCCATCTGTGAACAAGTAGAAGACCCTAAACAAGCAGTAGGGGTTGTGAAGCGGGAAGTTATTCAGATCATAACACCAGGAACGGTAATTGATGATCATTTATTGCAAGACAGGGAAAATAATTATCTCGTTTCAATTGAAAGAGAAAATGATTTATTTGCTTATGTCCTTTGTGACTTATCTACTGGAGAATTAAAAGGATATACATATATCGGCAATCAGCTATCATTCATCCAATTGCTCTTAAGCCAAGGTGTTAAAGAAATCGTTGGAGATGAGGAGTTACATACTGATTGGAATGAAAAGATGTCTCTCAATGGACAAGCTTCAATTTCAGTTCAACAAGAGACTACCGTCGAAGAAAAATTTCAGCATCTCACAATAGATATCACGCCTCTTCCTTTATTGAAAGCAGCTGGCAGACTGTTTCATTACTTAAACTATACGCAGAAGCGTTCCTTTCAGCATCTAAAGCCGGTTGAATACCAGCAGAATGACTTAAGAATGAAGCTGGACGCTTTTTCAAAAAGAAATCTAGAGCTCACTGAGTCAATTCGTGCAAAAGGCAAAAAAGGTTCGCTCCTTTGGCTGTTAGATTCTACTATGACTGCAATGGGAGCCAGAAAACTTAAACAATGGGTAGAAGAACCGCTTTTTGTGAAGAAGACTATCGAAAAACGTTTACAGCTTGTAGAAGAGCTCATTAATGAGTTTTTTATCCGTGAAGAAATGAAAGAACAGCTGAAGTCAGTTTATGACATGGAACGGCTGATCGCTAAAATCTCTTATGGAAATGCAAGTCCAAGAGATTTGGTCCAGTTAAAAAGATCACTGTTAAGCGTTCCTGTACTTAAAGAAAAAATAAGTCAAATTCCGGGTGAGTATGCATCAGAAATTTATGAAAAGATGAAGGATCATAAAGAGTTGGCTCAATTTTTGGATTCAGCTGTACATGATGAAGCTCCAGTTCAAATTAAAGAAGGCGGAATCATAAAAAAAGGCTATAATGCTAAGCTGGATGAATATAAAGATGCGAGCATGAACGGAAAAGCTTGGATCGCTGCACTAGAACAGAAAGAAAAAACAGAAACCGGAATTAAATCCTTAAAAATAGGATTTAATAAAATATTCGGCTATTATATCGAAGTTACGAAATCTAACTTATCGATGGTACCAGCTGAACGATATGAACGAAAACAGACTCTTGCAAACGCAGAAAGGTATGTAACACCCGAACTTAAAGAAAAAGAGCGTATTATTTTAGAAGCTGAAGAAAAAATATCAGGCCTTGAGCACACATTATTCTTAGAAGTTAGAGAATATGTGAAGCAATATATACCTGGACTTCAGCAGCTGGCTTCTGCGATTTCAGAACTGGACGTCATTCAATCATTTGCCGCAATCAGTGAACAGTACCGTTATGTAAGACCTACCGTTTCAGAGGATGGAAAAGTAAACATTGTCGGTGGCCGTCATCCAGTTGTAGAAAAAGTAATGGATGCACAAGAATATGTTCCAAATGATATTTTCTTAAATAATGAAAGAAATATGCTTTTGATCACCGGACCTAACATGGCAGGTAAGAGTACGTATATGCGCCAGCTTGCCTTAACTGCCATTATGATGCAGATTGGCTGTTTTGTACCTGCAGAACAAGCTGAATTGCCGATGTTTGATCAAATCTTTACAAGGATTGGTGCAGCTGATGATTTAGTAGGCGGACAAAGTACGTTTATGGTAGAAATGCTTGAAACAAACTTTGCTCTTACAAGTGCGACAGAAAATAGTTTGATTCTTCTCGATGAAATCGGGCGTGGAACTTCAACTTATGATGGGATGGCACTTGCACAGTCTATAATCGAATTTATCCATGAAAGAATTCAAGCGAAGACGCTCTTTTCTACCCATTATCATGAGCTGACTGTTCTTGAGAATTCACTTCCATCTTTAAAGAATGTTTTTGTAAGTGCTGTCGAGGAAAATGGAAGTCTCGTATTTTTGCATAAAGTAATTGATGGACAAGCTGATAAAAGTTTCGGGATTCAAGTAGCAGAACTGGCAGATCTTCCTCAGGATGTTATACAAAGAGCAAAGACAATCCTGCAGACTTATGAAAAACAAGAAAAGAATGAAGCGCTGCCTATCCAGGAAGTCTCTGCCGCAAAAGAAGAAGTGCAGGAAAGCCAGCTAAGTTTGTTTGCTGAAAAAAGCACAGTTTCCCGAAAAAGAGATTTAAAAGAAAATGACGTTTTAAAAGATTTAAAAGCATTGAATGTCCTTGAAATGACACCGCTTGAGGCGATGAATGCTTTATATAAACTGCATACCAAACTGAAATAAAAAGGAGGCTATAAAAGATGGGCAAGATCGTACAGCTTGATGAGCATTTATCGAACAAGATTGCAGCTGGAGAAGTAGTAGAACGCCCAGCCTCTGTTGTTAAAGAACTTGTAGAAAATTCAATTGATGCTAATGCTTCTAGAATCGAGATTGAAGTAGAAGAAGGGGGCTTGTCTCTCATTCGTGTGCTGGACAACGGCGACGGTATTGAGGCTGACGATTGTGTCCTTGCCTTTAATCGTCATGCTACAAGCAAGATTAAGAGTGAACAAGATCTTATTCAGATTCGTACGATGGGTTTTCGTGGAGAAGCGCTGCCCAGTATCTCTTCCGTCTCTCAAGTAGAGTTGAAATCTTCTACAGGTGATGGCCCTGGTACTTATTTGTTTATCGAAAACGGTAAAATTAAAAAACAGCAGCAAACAAATAGCAGAAAAGGTACCGACCTGACAGTGCGTAATCTGTTTTATAACACACCTGCTCGTCTTAAACATGTAAAAACGATTCAGACAGAACTAGGGACGATAACCGATTTAGTCAACAGGCTTGCATTGGCAAACCCAGATGTTTCATTTCGTTTAAAGCATAACGGAAAAGAATTGCTGCATACATCCGGCAATGGAAACTTGCTGCAGATTATTGCAGCCGTTTATGGTATTCAGACAGCAAAGAATATGATGCCGGTCTCCTGTACATCTCTTGATTATGAAGTAACAGGTTATATAGCCAAACCGGAGATGAACAGAGCATCCAGACAATATATCTCCCTGTTTATGAACGGCAGATATATTAAGAACTATGCTCTTTCAAAAGCTATTCAAAATGCATATCATACTTTCTTGCCGATTGGACGATTTCCGATAGCAGTTCTTTCCGTTAAGATGGACCCAACAATTATAGATGTAAACGTCCATCCTTCAAAACATGAAGCAAGACTTAGTAAAGAAACAGAACTAGTCCAATTAGTTGAAAATGAATTAAGAAAAGTAATAAAAGCTCAGCAGCTCATTCCCGAAGTTAATTTTCAGAAGAAAGAACAGAGGCAGAAAGAAACAGATATACAATCTTCTTTTTCGTTTGAATACTCTCAAAAGAAACAAGAGAAAGAGCCTTATCGAGTACCTGAACCTCCTGCTGAACTTGAAACTTCCAATCCTTCAAATTCACCTGTAAGCATTAAAGAAACAGTTCAAGTAAATGAAATGATGGATTTATTTTTAGATAGAAAGAAAAATTACACTGAAACAGTTTTCGAAAAGAAAGAAGATAGCACCGAAAAAACAGAGTCAAACCAAGAGAAGATACCTGTTCTTTATCCGATCGGCCAGATGCACGGGACATATATACTTGCACAAAATGAAAATGGATTATATTTAATTGATCAGCATGCTGCGCAAGAAAGAATTAAGTATGAATACTTCAGGAAAAAAGTAGGTATGGTTGAACGTGAATTACAGCTGTTAACGGTTCCTTACACATTTGAATACACAACACATGAAGCTGCATTTATTAGCGATCATTTAGATTTTCTAAGACTAGTTGGTCTGTTTCTTGAGTCCTTTGGACAAAATACTTTTATTGTTAGAGAACATCCGCAATGGTTTCCAAAAGGATATGAAAAAGAAACCATCATGGATATTATTCAGCAGGTACTAGATCATAAAAAGATTGATATAGAAAAATTAAGAGAAGAAGCTGCCATCATGATGTCATGTAAAGGATCTATTAAAGCAAACCATCATTTAAGTAACGATGAAATATTTGCTTTGCTGGAGACTTTGCGAAAATCTGAAGATCCATATACATGCCCTCATGGGAGACCGATAACCATTCATCTATCAACTTATGAACTCGAGAAAATGTTCAAACGGGTCATGTAGGAGCTAACCATGAAAGAAAAATTAGTAGTTATAGTAGGTCCAACTGCTGTTGGAAAAACGAAAACAAGCATCGAACTCGCTAAGGCAATTAATGGTGAAATTATTAGCGGTGATTCTATGCAGGTTTACCGTGGATTAGATATTGGAACGGCGAAAATTACAGATGATGAAAGAGAAGGCATCCCTCATTACATGATTGATATCAAAGATCCTTCTGAGCCATTTTCTGTTGCTGAATTTCAAGAAAAAGCAAAAGAATTAATCAGTGATATTAATAATAGGGACAAGATTCCCATCATTGTTGGAGGTACGGGCCTCTATATCCGTTCGGTTACACATCATTATGAGTTTTCAGAAGCGAACAAAAACAACGAGATCAGGGATAAACTTCAAAAAAAAGCAGATGTTGAAGGTCCAGAGGCACTTCATTTAGAACTAAAATCAATAGATCCTGTAAGGGCAGCTGAAATCCACCCTAATAATGTTCACCGTGTTATTAGGGCTCTAGAAATATATTATGAAACCGGCAGTATACCCTCAAAAGAACAAAAAAATATGCAAGGCAAAGATGAATCATCTTATAACCTAGCATTAGTAGGTTTAACAATGGAACGGGGAAAGTTATATCAGCGCATAAATGAACGTGTAGATTTGATGGTTAAGTCA
This genomic interval carries:
- a CDS encoding glycine C-acetyltransferase, with the translated sequence MKGFEYLQEELDHMKEEGTFRKLVPLESEQGSKVVINGKEVIQLSSNNYLGLTSHPKMKQAALESVEKFGVGTGSVRTIAGTLSMHEEFEKKLAEFKHTEACLVFQSGFSTNQGILSAILTDQDVVISDELNHASIIDGIRLTKAKRRIYKHVDLEDLEAALKETQDYRKRIVVTDGVFSMDGNIAPLPGIVELAEKYDALVMVDDAHASGVLGTNGRGTIDHFNLNGRVHIQVGTLSKAIGVLGGYIASTQTLRDYLIHKGRPFLFSTSHPPAVIAASSAAIDVLEEEPEHMERLWENTKFFKAGLKELGFNTGVSETPITPVLVGDDALAHKLSDTLLKYGVFAQGIAFPTVAKGKARVRTIVTAQHTKEELQTALDAFEKAGKELEII
- the miaB gene encoding tRNA (N6-isopentenyl adenosine(37)-C2)-methylthiotransferase MiaB, which encodes MDTKDNKTINKDKNRDYSQYFQTTYAPPSLKDAKKRGKEQTQILKDFTIPENLKNIGAGKKFYIRTYGCQMNEHDTEVMAGILNEMGYEVTDSTEDADVILLNTCAIRENAENKVFGELGHLKHTKANNPNLLLGVCGCMSQEESVVNRILSTYPQVDMIFGTHNIHRLPQIIENALFSKEMVVEVWSKEGDIVENLPRKRKGNVKGWVNIMYGCDKFCTYCIVPYTRGKERSRHPQDIIEEVRQLAREGYKEVTLLGQNVNAYGKDFEDLNYGLGDLMDEIRKIDIPRLRFTTSHPRDFDDRLIKVLAKGGNIVDHIHLPVQHGNSDILKLMARKYTREHYLELVNKIKAAVPNAALTTDIIVGFPNETDEQFEETITLVKEVEYDAAFTFIYSPREGTPAAKMKDNVPMEVKRERLQRLNSVLNDISLRKNQAYIGKVVEVLVEGESKKNPDVLTGHTGSNKVVNFKAPKHLIGEIVKVKITDAKTWNLGGELVVEKSEVVS
- a CDS encoding RicAFT regulatory complex protein RicA family protein — translated: MTTYTKEEILGKAKELAKMIATTEEVEFFKKAEAQINTNANVAKLMGQIKNMQKQAVNLQHYQKHEASREVEEKIDALMAELDSIPVVQEFKQSQNDVNDILQMVSHTISNKVTDEIIESTGGDLLKGTTGSQEGCSPGGCGCH
- the cotE gene encoding outer spore coat protein CotE; the protein is MARHVEQELTYREIITKAVCGKGRKFSQATHTIAPAHRPSSILGCWIINHAYKPKRNGECVEVEGSYDINVWYSYNDNTRTEVVTETIHFKDKVDLSVRDKNALGNQYEVTCRALQEPNTLEATISPNGNKVIVQVEREFVCEIIGETKVCVYVNPDGFDDENTRDWEYDVDDENFEDLDPNFLIGDLEE
- the mutS gene encoding DNA mismatch repair protein MutS — its product is MSQYTPMIQQYLSIKAAHQDAFLFFRLGDFYEMFFDDAVQAAQILEITLTSRDGGSQDRIPMCGVPYHSSAGYIKTLVENGYKVAICEQVEDPKQAVGVVKREVIQIITPGTVIDDHLLQDRENNYLVSIERENDLFAYVLCDLSTGELKGYTYIGNQLSFIQLLLSQGVKEIVGDEELHTDWNEKMSLNGQASISVQQETTVEEKFQHLTIDITPLPLLKAAGRLFHYLNYTQKRSFQHLKPVEYQQNDLRMKLDAFSKRNLELTESIRAKGKKGSLLWLLDSTMTAMGARKLKQWVEEPLFVKKTIEKRLQLVEELINEFFIREEMKEQLKSVYDMERLIAKISYGNASPRDLVQLKRSLLSVPVLKEKISQIPGEYASEIYEKMKDHKELAQFLDSAVHDEAPVQIKEGGIIKKGYNAKLDEYKDASMNGKAWIAALEQKEKTETGIKSLKIGFNKIFGYYIEVTKSNLSMVPAERYERKQTLANAERYVTPELKEKERIILEAEEKISGLEHTLFLEVREYVKQYIPGLQQLASAISELDVIQSFAAISEQYRYVRPTVSEDGKVNIVGGRHPVVEKVMDAQEYVPNDIFLNNERNMLLITGPNMAGKSTYMRQLALTAIMMQIGCFVPAEQAELPMFDQIFTRIGAADDLVGGQSTFMVEMLETNFALTSATENSLILLDEIGRGTSTYDGMALAQSIIEFIHERIQAKTLFSTHYHELTVLENSLPSLKNVFVSAVEENGSLVFLHKVIDGQADKSFGIQVAELADLPQDVIQRAKTILQTYEKQEKNEALPIQEVSAAKEEVQESQLSLFAEKSTVSRKRDLKENDVLKDLKALNVLEMTPLEAMNALYKLHTKLK
- the mutL gene encoding DNA mismatch repair endonuclease MutL, producing the protein MGKIVQLDEHLSNKIAAGEVVERPASVVKELVENSIDANASRIEIEVEEGGLSLIRVLDNGDGIEADDCVLAFNRHATSKIKSEQDLIQIRTMGFRGEALPSISSVSQVELKSSTGDGPGTYLFIENGKIKKQQQTNSRKGTDLTVRNLFYNTPARLKHVKTIQTELGTITDLVNRLALANPDVSFRLKHNGKELLHTSGNGNLLQIIAAVYGIQTAKNMMPVSCTSLDYEVTGYIAKPEMNRASRQYISLFMNGRYIKNYALSKAIQNAYHTFLPIGRFPIAVLSVKMDPTIIDVNVHPSKHEARLSKETELVQLVENELRKVIKAQQLIPEVNFQKKEQRQKETDIQSSFSFEYSQKKQEKEPYRVPEPPAELETSNPSNSPVSIKETVQVNEMMDLFLDRKKNYTETVFEKKEDSTEKTESNQEKIPVLYPIGQMHGTYILAQNENGLYLIDQHAAQERIKYEYFRKKVGMVERELQLLTVPYTFEYTTHEAAFISDHLDFLRLVGLFLESFGQNTFIVREHPQWFPKGYEKETIMDIIQQVLDHKKIDIEKLREEAAIMMSCKGSIKANHHLSNDEIFALLETLRKSEDPYTCPHGRPITIHLSTYELEKMFKRVM
- the miaA gene encoding tRNA (adenosine(37)-N6)-dimethylallyltransferase MiaA, translating into MKEKLVVIVGPTAVGKTKTSIELAKAINGEIISGDSMQVYRGLDIGTAKITDDEREGIPHYMIDIKDPSEPFSVAEFQEKAKELISDINNRDKIPIIVGGTGLYIRSVTHHYEFSEANKNNEIRDKLQKKADVEGPEALHLELKSIDPVRAAEIHPNNVHRVIRALEIYYETGSIPSKEQKNMQGKDESSYNLALVGLTMERGKLYQRINERVDLMVKSGVIEEAKWLLQQDISKSLAAKAIGYKELFPYLLGENTLDDAIALLKRNSRRYAKRQFTWFNNQMDVKWFSMDESSFEKKFKEIRHFVEGKLDISENV